In Virgibacillus sp. NKC19-16, a single genomic region encodes these proteins:
- a CDS encoding CvfB family protein — MTQLPIGTIQTMLVLRKIDTGYVLKKDTEEALLHHNETENELEIDQEIDVFLYNDKKGQVIATTKLPSIVMDSYGWTEVTEVIPKLGAFVSIGIAKDMLVSVDDLPLFEAVWPNIGDKLFVTLGKDQKGRLLAIPATEGIMAREIEAATEELLNQPIKGTVYHTSREGSAIMTEESYRGFIHHTERKEEPRLGELVQGRVIEVKEDGTLNVSLRPLKQHSMGEDADAILAHIEESGGQIPFDDKSDPEDIRGTFHISKAAFKRALGKLMKEGKIKQRDGSTYLK; from the coding sequence ATGACTCAATTACCCATTGGAACGATCCAAACAATGCTTGTATTACGCAAAATTGATACAGGATACGTTTTGAAAAAGGATACGGAAGAAGCACTACTGCATCACAATGAAACAGAAAATGAGCTTGAAATTGATCAGGAAATTGACGTTTTTTTGTACAACGATAAAAAAGGTCAAGTGATCGCAACAACGAAATTGCCGAGCATTGTTATGGACTCGTATGGTTGGACAGAAGTTACCGAGGTAATACCTAAATTAGGCGCATTCGTCTCCATTGGCATTGCAAAAGACATGCTCGTTTCCGTGGATGATCTTCCATTATTTGAAGCTGTATGGCCAAATATCGGTGACAAACTTTTTGTCACACTGGGAAAAGATCAAAAAGGACGCCTACTTGCAATCCCTGCAACGGAAGGAATTATGGCAAGAGAAATCGAAGCAGCAACGGAAGAATTGCTGAACCAACCGATCAAGGGGACTGTTTATCACACAAGCCGAGAAGGTTCTGCGATAATGACCGAAGAATCGTATCGGGGATTTATCCATCACACCGAACGAAAAGAAGAACCCCGTCTGGGAGAGTTGGTACAGGGGCGTGTAATCGAGGTAAAAGAAGATGGTACACTAAATGTTTCCCTACGGCCGCTTAAACAGCACAGTATGGGAGAAGATGCGGACGCCATATTGGCGCACATCGAGGAAAGCGGCGGGCAAATTCCTTTTGATGACAAAAGCGACCCGGAAGATATTCGCGGGACGTTTCATATCAGTAAGGCAGCCTTCAAACGCGCACTTGGTAAACTGATGAAAGAAGGGAAGATTAAGCAGCGTGATGGGAGCACTTATCTAAAATAA
- a CDS encoding DUF2164 domain-containing protein translates to MKPKFELTKQEKEKLVGAIQGYFEKERDEQIGDLAAMLVLEFFMEELAPVFYNKGVEDSHAHMTEKLDDIFEIQK, encoded by the coding sequence ATGAAACCAAAATTTGAATTAACGAAGCAGGAAAAGGAGAAACTAGTCGGAGCTATTCAAGGGTATTTCGAAAAAGAACGTGATGAGCAAATTGGTGATTTGGCTGCGATGTTAGTACTAGAGTTTTTCATGGAAGAACTGGCGCCAGTGTTTTATAATAAGGGAGTTGAGGATAGTCATGCACATATGACAGAAAAACTTGATGATATATTTGAGATCCAAAAATAG
- a CDS encoding SulP family inorganic anion transporter: protein MMYKLFPGLKQLVHYNKHNLTGDITSGMTVAVLLIPQSMAYAIIAGVPVSLGLFAATFPLIVYALVGGSKYLSVGPVSIVSLLAFSGITGIVQADSSRFIELMIILTLLVGAIQLVLGFVKVGSFFDYVSYSVINGFISAAAIIIALNQVKSIMGVSLPSYENLISYGREIMNHLPEANIYTVAIALGSIFLLLGIKKMSPAIPGAFIVIIASVMSVDYFDLNEKGVAIVGSIPQSLPTLSFHIPTLDLILVLFPIAFMISFISFVESYAVAKQLANKDNDRLDPNQELRGLGLANVTSSFVGSIPVAGAISRTAVNHQSGAKTNFSLLVTALFMLLAILYLTPLFYYLPKATLAAIIIIAVLKLINFKQLISYFKTKISDAMIFLTTFIATLMIDIFLGLIIGISLSIVITLMKREKQ from the coding sequence ATGATGTACAAATTATTTCCCGGGTTAAAACAACTTGTACACTACAATAAGCATAATTTAACAGGTGACATCACCTCGGGAATGACTGTTGCGGTTTTGTTAATTCCTCAAAGTATGGCATATGCCATCATAGCGGGGGTTCCCGTATCCCTTGGTTTATTTGCAGCCACCTTTCCACTAATTGTCTATGCGTTAGTTGGAGGTTCTAAATATTTATCCGTGGGCCCGGTGTCCATCGTCTCTCTTTTAGCATTCTCTGGTATCACTGGTATTGTACAAGCTGATTCTTCTCGATTTATAGAGCTGATGATTATCCTTACGTTACTTGTTGGTGCGATTCAACTTGTTTTGGGCTTTGTAAAAGTTGGATCCTTTTTCGACTATGTCTCTTACTCTGTGATTAATGGATTTATATCTGCAGCTGCAATCATTATCGCTTTAAATCAAGTCAAATCTATCATGGGGGTCTCCTTACCTAGCTATGAGAATCTTATTTCCTATGGGAGGGAAATCATGAATCACCTTCCTGAAGCAAATATTTATACAGTTGCGATTGCTTTAGGAAGTATCTTTCTTTTACTGGGCATTAAAAAAATGTCTCCCGCCATTCCTGGAGCATTTATCGTTATTATCGCATCGGTTATGAGCGTGGATTATTTTGATTTAAACGAAAAGGGTGTGGCTATCGTAGGGAGCATTCCGCAATCATTACCTACTCTTTCTTTTCATATTCCTACACTTGATCTCATTCTAGTATTATTTCCGATCGCTTTTATGATTTCGTTTATATCCTTTGTTGAGTCCTATGCCGTTGCAAAACAGTTAGCGAATAAAGATAACGATCGTCTCGACCCAAATCAGGAATTACGCGGATTAGGACTAGCTAATGTGACCAGTTCATTTGTTGGTTCCATCCCGGTAGCCGGAGCTATATCCAGAACAGCGGTAAACCATCAATCAGGTGCGAAAACTAACTTTTCCCTGCTTGTGACAGCATTGTTCATGCTCCTAGCTATACTGTATTTAACCCCATTATTCTATTATTTACCAAAAGCAACACTTGCAGCGATTATCATTATTGCTGTCTTGAAGCTGATTAATTTTAAACAATTGATATCCTATTTTAAAACCAAAATCTCTGATGCTATGATTTTCCTTACTACCTTTATAGCCACATTAATGATTGATATCTTTCTCGGACTGATAATAGGTAT
- a CDS encoding AEC family transporter produces the protein MSLFLNVILPIIAVFAAGFILQRIRIMDVKSVSTVTLYILSPALVFSSLYDADFDRGYMVIVIFMFVLFFLMVLLNKILAKLLNWQPSIESAAILSTGFMNSGNYGLPVVLFSVGNAALPYAVFIMIVQSLMNNFFGIYYASRSTSGMKRAFKNVLKMPTTYAAILAFIFQYFSWGPLPESVHSTIAMVGDAAIPVMMIMLGMQLASITSINLNWQVITSSVILKMVISPLIGFGFIYFVDVDPIIGAVIVIISAMPTAATTTMYAIEFDTEPELVSSITLVATLVSIVSVTVLLNII, from the coding sequence ATGAGTTTATTTTTAAATGTTATTTTACCGATTATCGCAGTGTTTGCTGCGGGTTTTATTTTGCAACGGATTCGAATTATGGATGTGAAATCTGTTTCGACAGTAACATTATATATTTTGAGTCCCGCACTTGTTTTTAGTTCGCTGTATGACGCTGACTTTGATAGAGGCTATATGGTTATTGTTATTTTTATGTTTGTTTTATTTTTCCTCATGGTTCTCTTGAATAAGATTCTTGCCAAACTATTAAACTGGCAGCCTTCCATCGAAAGTGCGGCTATTTTGTCGACAGGCTTTATGAATTCAGGAAATTACGGTCTCCCTGTTGTTTTGTTTAGTGTAGGGAATGCAGCGTTGCCTTATGCTGTATTTATTATGATCGTGCAATCATTAATGAATAATTTTTTTGGAATATATTATGCATCTCGCAGTACAAGTGGCATGAAACGTGCGTTTAAAAATGTGCTAAAGATGCCGACGACCTATGCAGCGATACTGGCGTTTATTTTTCAGTATTTCTCTTGGGGTCCCCTGCCTGAATCTGTTCATTCGACGATAGCGATGGTTGGGGATGCAGCAATCCCGGTTATGATGATCATGCTTGGCATGCAGCTGGCATCCATTACATCGATCAATCTCAATTGGCAGGTCATTACTTCTTCAGTGATTTTGAAAATGGTGATCTCTCCACTGATTGGGTTTGGCTTTATTTATTTTGTTGATGTGGATCCAATTATTGGCGCGGTTATCGTTATTATTTCAGCCATGCCGACTGCAGCAACGACCACCATGTATGCCATTGAATTTGATACAGAACCTGAACTGGTTTCAAGTATTACACTTGTTGCAACACTTGTAAGTATAGTATCTGTTACGGTCTTATTGAATATTATATAA
- a CDS encoding dicarboxylate/amino acid:cation symporter — translation MKKNFIWQIVGAFILAIIVGLIFGERAGYVQPLGDLFLRLIQFIIIPLILSTIIVGITSAGDIKKLSRLGGKTISYYLVTSFIAISIGLAAGFIFQPGTGIDITMEEGAAAPNETEGVVQTLLNIIPTNPIEALSTGNVLQIIFFAIFLGIGITLVGEKAAPVQRFFDGLAEVMYKITGLIMVLVPIGIFGLLAPIVGEYGLSVLLPLLKLIFAVLVACIIHAGVVYSSAVKTFGKISPLTFFKGIFPAAVVAFSTSSSSGTLPITMKNTQENLGVSKETSSFGLPLGATINMDGTAIYLGVAVLFIAQYFNAELSLAQILTVALLATLASIGTAGVPGAGLIMLTMVLGAVNLPLEGIALIAGVDRILDMMRTSVNIMGDASAAVVVDASERKREEPAS, via the coding sequence ATGAAAAAGAATTTTATTTGGCAAATTGTGGGGGCCTTTATTCTCGCCATCATCGTCGGTTTAATTTTTGGAGAGAGAGCAGGCTATGTTCAACCGCTTGGGGATTTATTTCTACGTCTTATCCAATTTATCATTATTCCATTAATCCTATCAACGATCATTGTTGGAATTACAAGTGCTGGTGACATCAAAAAGCTGAGCCGCTTGGGCGGAAAAACTATTTCCTATTATTTGGTGACAAGCTTCATCGCCATTTCCATAGGTCTGGCAGCGGGTTTCATCTTCCAACCAGGAACAGGGATTGATATTACCATGGAGGAAGGAGCCGCCGCGCCAAATGAGACGGAAGGAGTTGTCCAGACATTACTAAATATAATCCCAACCAATCCCATCGAAGCTTTATCGACTGGTAATGTATTACAAATCATCTTCTTCGCCATCTTCTTAGGGATCGGTATCACCCTGGTTGGGGAAAAAGCTGCACCCGTCCAGCGATTTTTTGATGGATTGGCAGAAGTTATGTATAAAATCACCGGTCTGATTATGGTACTTGTCCCAATCGGGATATTTGGATTACTGGCACCAATCGTTGGAGAATATGGACTATCCGTTTTACTGCCGCTTCTCAAATTAATTTTCGCTGTTCTTGTTGCGTGTATCATTCATGCCGGAGTGGTTTATTCGTCAGCTGTAAAAACATTTGGCAAAATAAGTCCGCTTACATTTTTCAAAGGGATTTTCCCTGCAGCAGTCGTAGCATTCAGTACGAGTAGTAGTTCTGGAACCCTGCCAATCACGATGAAGAACACACAGGAAAATTTAGGTGTATCCAAAGAAACAAGTAGCTTTGGCCTCCCATTAGGCGCAACCATCAATATGGATGGAACCGCCATTTATTTAGGTGTTGCTGTTTTATTTATAGCACAATACTTTAACGCGGAGCTCTCACTAGCACAAATCTTGACAGTCGCATTGCTTGCAACACTTGCTTCCATCGGAACAGCAGGGGTACCTGGAGCAGGATTAATTATGCTAACAATGGTGCTAGGTGCAGTGAATTTGCCGCTTGAAGGTATTGCACTCATCGCCGGGGTCGATCGGATCCTTGACATGATGCGTACTTCTGTAAACATCATGGGCGATGCATCCGCAGCTGTAGTTGTCGATGCATCCGAAAGAAAGCGGGAAGAACCAGCTTCATAG
- a CDS encoding YwbE family protein: MAVDGRHRENIYPGLEVDIVLKKDQRTGKTTRGVVKELLTNSKFHPHGIKVRLEDGQVGRVHTK; this comes from the coding sequence ATGGCTGTTGATGGGAGACATCGCGAGAATATTTATCCTGGATTAGAAGTGGATATCGTATTGAAAAAAGATCAACGAACAGGTAAGACAACGCGTGGTGTGGTAAAAGAATTGCTTACAAATTCTAAATTTCACCCACATGGAATTAAGGTTCGATTAGAAGATGGACAAGTGGGGAGGGTTCATACGAAATAG
- the speG gene encoding spermidine N1-acetyltransferase gives MDEQIGLRTLEKEDLEFIHTLNNNADIMSYWFAEAYKSLAELKDLYDKNISNPHERRFILKKGNEKLGLVELVAIDPIHRKAEFTIMIDPAQQGNGYAGRATRLAMNYAFATLNLHKLYLVVDQINEKAIHIYKKAGFQVEAELKDEYFVNGAYHNAVIMCMFQEDYFSMS, from the coding sequence ATGGATGAGCAAATTGGGTTACGCACACTGGAAAAGGAAGACTTGGAATTTATCCATACGTTAAATAATAATGCAGATATCATGTCCTACTGGTTTGCAGAAGCCTATAAGTCTCTTGCAGAGCTTAAGGATTTATATGATAAAAATATTTCCAATCCGCATGAGAGGCGCTTCATTTTGAAAAAAGGGAATGAAAAACTTGGCTTGGTGGAATTAGTTGCGATCGATCCGATTCATCGGAAAGCGGAGTTTACAATTATGATAGATCCCGCGCAGCAAGGAAACGGCTATGCAGGTCGCGCCACACGTTTGGCGATGAATTATGCTTTTGCCACACTAAATTTGCATAAGCTGTATTTGGTTGTTGATCAAATCAATGAAAAAGCCATTCATATTTATAAAAAGGCTGGCTTTCAGGTTGAAGCAGAATTAAAAGATGAGTATTTTGTAAATGGGGCTTATCATAATGCAGTAATCATGTGTATGTTCCAGGAAGATTATTTTAGCATGAGTTAA